From one Halosimplex rubrum genomic stretch:
- a CDS encoding DUF7113 family protein: MLLVRGHAGGTALTGTLYERGERPPTFEGAPDEGAPYVWICDEFYEVESGGQLQRIDGTERRVAFEAPTTRGFDTREAGLAAAKEHVRTQFARLGLRGEDVEIEIIENPDREEPEL, encoded by the coding sequence ATGCTACTGGTACGCGGCCACGCGGGCGGGACGGCGCTGACGGGGACGCTCTACGAGCGGGGCGAGCGGCCGCCGACCTTCGAGGGCGCGCCGGACGAGGGCGCCCCCTACGTCTGGATCTGCGACGAGTTCTACGAGGTGGAGTCGGGCGGACAGCTCCAGCGGATCGACGGCACGGAGCGGCGGGTCGCCTTCGAGGCGCCCACCACCCGCGGGTTCGACACGCGCGAGGCGGGGCTGGCCGCGGCGAAGGAACACGTCCGCACGCAGTTCGCCCGGCTCGGACTCCGGGGCGAGGACGTCGAGATCGAGATAATCGAGAACCCGGACAGGGAGGAGCCGGAGCTGTAG
- a CDS encoding ABC transporter permease, protein MSDRSVDDARETDGGDVRTDGGTARPTDERLSGNSFLGDFWVNFVRWNLKAVRNPFVVVGSLVQPIIFLVLFTQVFGQIATGAISGGATGGITYETFLLPAIAMQVSLAAAAGSGIGLVNDMEEGLFEKTLVMPMSRSAMFLGKTAAEILRIVVQIAIILGLGTVLGANVATGFVGAVGIVFVGILFSLWFVALSNIFAVVTRDQESTIIGANLLQFPLLFVSTAFLPLSAMPGWIQTVATFNPITYGVDAARALMLDQDVMTVVEVTRFTGIWNTLVPAIAVLLALDVLFGGIAVYLLNRASSSDVQ, encoded by the coding sequence ATGAGCGATCGGTCGGTCGACGACGCGCGGGAGACCGACGGCGGGGACGTTCGCACCGACGGCGGCACCGCCCGTCCGACGGACGAGCGGCTGTCGGGCAACTCCTTCCTGGGCGACTTCTGGGTGAACTTCGTCCGCTGGAACCTCAAGGCGGTGCGCAACCCCTTCGTCGTCGTCGGGTCGCTCGTCCAGCCGATCATCTTCCTCGTCCTGTTCACGCAGGTGTTCGGCCAGATCGCCACCGGCGCGATCAGCGGCGGCGCCACCGGCGGCATCACCTACGAGACGTTCCTGTTGCCCGCCATCGCGATGCAGGTGTCGCTGGCGGCCGCCGCGGGGTCGGGGATCGGCCTCGTCAACGACATGGAGGAAGGGCTGTTCGAGAAGACGCTCGTGATGCCGATGAGTCGCTCGGCGATGTTCCTCGGCAAGACCGCCGCCGAGATCCTCCGCATCGTCGTCCAGATCGCCATCATCCTCGGCCTCGGCACCGTCCTCGGCGCGAACGTCGCCACCGGGTTCGTCGGCGCCGTCGGGATCGTCTTCGTCGGGATCCTCTTCTCGCTGTGGTTCGTCGCGCTCTCGAACATCTTCGCCGTCGTCACGCGCGACCAGGAGTCGACGATTATCGGCGCGAACCTCCTGCAGTTCCCCCTGCTGTTCGTCTCGACGGCCTTTCTCCCGCTGTCGGCGATGCCCGGCTGGATCCAGACCGTCGCTACCTTCAACCCCATCACCTACGGCGTCGACGCCGCTCGCGCGCTGATGCTCGACCAGGACGTGATGACCGTCGTCGAGGTCACTCGCTTCACGGGGATCTGGAACACGCTCGTCCCCGCGATCGCCGTGCTGCTCGCGCTCGACGTGCTGTTCGGCGGGATCGCCGTCTACCTGCTCAACCGCGCGTCGTCGTCGGACGTGCAGTAG
- a CDS encoding ATP-binding protein translates to MSDLGDFTDFDGSDEGDGGAADGADAAAVDTEAAADGSASDSTDADAFDAGDADDDFEAMDVTPAGEDRGVGVVSATEGLRISEDGEETELRAYVTVENRSDVRIGKYLLVPYQDEERLFCRITALEYAQEFRADDATEIHARRAMRRGDIDEQDFKFVATLEPVAVLYSEGDELKRRMTDRVPKPETVVREATDKSEIKTGLKIPEDGVFLGHLSVGGEKVKTAADPPHIDYRLKDDYEDGDPLVFRHTLVAGGTGSGKTHSAKNVLRQYLAEDRTYPVEDGSRDVSPGLVMFDPQDEYAQMHDDNPDLDSDFARRLEREGIAYGGVDDTIAFVPKVQGATYATGDHRAEQVEFTIPFSMVQDNPWLIAGANLNGNQYNALQLLLNRFSRDYGADGTYQQFKTFLDDPALREELDETGRVHEATFNAVKRRALGFDGIFDQDARPITERVHEFVRAGGVSVVPTYHINNSRTTVTVVLALAALIVDQKLSNDPEYERIKHTPLVLGLDEAHNFLSEVDSVQGEQIIGKFTEAAKQGRKERLGLFLITQDPQDIADPVFKQINSTVVLNLGDDDAISAVNIPANLEQKVPYMEKGQKVVYSPDNSEPVELIGLSKCLVNHE, encoded by the coding sequence ATGTCCGATCTCGGGGATTTCACCGACTTCGACGGCAGCGACGAGGGCGACGGCGGGGCGGCCGACGGCGCGGACGCGGCGGCGGTCGATACCGAGGCCGCCGCGGACGGATCGGCGTCCGACTCGACCGACGCCGACGCGTTCGACGCGGGCGACGCCGACGACGACTTCGAGGCGATGGACGTGACGCCCGCCGGCGAGGACCGCGGCGTCGGCGTCGTCTCCGCGACCGAGGGCCTGCGCATCAGCGAGGACGGCGAGGAGACGGAGCTGCGGGCGTACGTCACCGTCGAGAACCGCTCGGACGTGCGGATCGGGAAGTACCTGCTCGTCCCCTACCAAGACGAAGAGCGGCTGTTCTGCCGGATCACCGCCCTGGAGTACGCCCAGGAGTTCCGCGCCGACGACGCCACCGAGATCCACGCCCGCCGCGCGATGCGCAGGGGCGACATCGACGAGCAGGACTTCAAGTTCGTCGCGACGCTGGAGCCCGTCGCGGTGCTGTACTCCGAGGGCGACGAACTCAAGCGGCGGATGACCGACCGCGTCCCGAAACCCGAGACGGTCGTCCGCGAGGCCACGGACAAGTCGGAGATCAAGACCGGCCTGAAGATCCCCGAGGACGGCGTCTTCCTCGGTCACCTCTCGGTGGGCGGCGAGAAGGTGAAGACCGCCGCCGACCCGCCCCACATCGACTACCGGCTGAAAGACGACTACGAGGACGGCGACCCGCTCGTCTTCCGCCACACGCTCGTCGCCGGGGGCACCGGGTCGGGCAAGACCCACAGCGCCAAGAACGTCCTCCGGCAGTACCTCGCCGAGGACCGCACCTACCCCGTCGAGGACGGTAGTCGGGACGTGTCGCCCGGACTCGTCATGTTCGACCCGCAAGACGAGTACGCCCAGATGCACGACGACAACCCCGACCTCGACAGCGACTTCGCCCGCCGCCTGGAGCGGGAGGGGATCGCCTACGGCGGCGTCGACGACACCATCGCGTTCGTCCCGAAAGTCCAGGGCGCGACCTACGCCACCGGCGACCACCGCGCCGAGCAGGTCGAGTTCACCATCCCCTTCTCGATGGTCCAGGACAACCCCTGGCTCATCGCCGGCGCCAATTTGAACGGGAACCAGTACAACGCCCTCCAGTTGCTGCTCAACCGCTTCTCCCGGGACTACGGGGCCGACGGCACCTATCAGCAGTTTAAAACGTTCCTCGACGACCCGGCGCTCCGGGAGGAACTCGACGAGACGGGACGGGTCCACGAGGCCACCTTCAACGCGGTCAAACGGCGCGCGCTGGGCTTCGACGGCATCTTCGACCAGGACGCCCGCCCGATCACCGAGCGGGTCCACGAGTTCGTCCGCGCGGGTGGGGTCTCCGTCGTCCCGACCTACCACATCAACAACTCCCGGACGACCGTGACGGTGGTCCTCGCGCTCGCCGCCCTGATCGTCGACCAGAAGCTCTCGAACGACCCCGAGTACGAGCGCATCAAGCACACACCGCTCGTCCTCGGGCTCGACGAGGCCCACAACTTCCTCTCGGAGGTCGACAGCGTCCAGGGCGAGCAGATCATCGGCAAGTTCACCGAGGCCGCCAAACAGGGCCGCAAAGAGCGGCTGGGCCTCTTTCTCATCACGCAGGACCCCCAGGACATCGCCGACCCCGTCTTCAAGCAGATCAACTCGACGGTCGTCCTCAACCTCGGCGACGACGACGCCATCTCGGCGGTGAACATCCCCGCCAACCTCGAACAGAAGGTCCCCTACATGGAGAAGGGCCAGAAAGTCGTCTACTCGCCGGACAACTCCGAGCCCGTGGAGCTGATCGGGCTCTCGAAGTGTCTCGTCAACCACGAGTGA
- a CDS encoding metallophosphoesterase family protein: MRLLHTADLHLGRGGERSLDALDALLAAAEREAVDALTVGGDCFDSAAAADELRPELRERFTDNDFDVLVVPGNHDAAVFDGNVEFGPDFRALSTDPVEVATVGDGEVLGVADRERLGEDLFFDVRERAHEEAVLLMHCTLDAGFGAGATGDEAEPTYCPVQTETLGELGYEFVLAGHVHSELYQRKLPNGGLFIYPGSPVSHSWAELGRRHAVVVDTDDANVQPVALDTFYRDRFAATVAPGDGYDAIERVEGWIDGQETDRSDLEVRVDGFTELDESTFDERLHAAAGPATVVNETRGVAAVLDHPIYADFVDRLDDRDLDEFDRVDDSEVVEERLVETLAELLAAGEVTHA, encoded by the coding sequence ATGCGGCTACTGCACACCGCGGATCTGCACCTCGGGCGCGGCGGCGAGCGGTCGCTGGACGCGCTCGACGCCCTCCTGGCCGCGGCCGAACGCGAGGCGGTCGACGCCCTGACCGTCGGCGGCGACTGCTTCGACTCCGCGGCCGCCGCCGACGAACTCCGCCCCGAGTTGCGCGAGCGGTTCACCGACAACGACTTCGACGTGCTGGTCGTCCCCGGCAACCACGACGCCGCGGTCTTCGACGGCAACGTCGAGTTCGGTCCCGACTTCCGGGCGCTCTCGACCGACCCCGTCGAGGTGGCGACCGTCGGCGACGGCGAGGTCCTCGGCGTCGCCGACCGCGAGCGACTGGGCGAGGACCTGTTCTTCGACGTGCGCGAGCGCGCCCACGAGGAGGCCGTCCTCCTGATGCACTGCACGCTCGACGCCGGGTTCGGCGCCGGCGCGACCGGCGACGAGGCCGAGCCCACGTACTGTCCCGTCCAGACGGAGACGCTGGGCGAACTCGGCTACGAGTTCGTCCTCGCGGGCCACGTCCACAGCGAGCTCTACCAGCGGAAGCTCCCCAACGGCGGCCTGTTCATCTACCCCGGCTCGCCCGTCTCCCACTCCTGGGCCGAACTCGGTCGCCGCCACGCCGTCGTCGTCGACACCGACGACGCCAACGTCCAGCCGGTCGCGCTCGACACCTTCTACCGCGACCGCTTCGCGGCGACGGTCGCCCCCGGCGACGGCTACGACGCCATCGAGCGCGTCGAGGGGTGGATCGACGGCCAGGAGACCGACCGCAGCGACCTCGAAGTCCGCGTCGACGGCTTCACCGAACTCGACGAGTCGACCTTCGACGAGCGCCTGCACGCCGCCGCGGGCCCGGCGACGGTGGTCAACGAGACCCGCGGCGTCGCGGCCGTCCTCGACCACCCCATCTACGCCGACTTCGTCGACCGGCTCGACGACCGCGACCTCGACGAGTTCGACCGCGTCGACGACTCCGAGGTCGTCGAGGAGCGACTCGTCGAGACGCTCGCCGAACTGCTGGCCGCCGGCGAGGTGACCCACGCGTGA
- a CDS encoding ABC transporter ATP-binding protein encodes MRERKPRPDGGDAGDGRGNAIAASGVELTYADGTEAVKGIDLTVPEGEFFGFLGPNGAGKTTTIKTFATLLSPTGGSITVNGYDVRDDARRVRETIGYMAQETSVDEELTARENIRFAARAYGVPKSQRADRIDELLDLVDLADVGDKRAGEFSGGMKKRLDAATALVHSPPLVFLDEPTTGLDPKARNRLWEYFERINERGTTLFLTTQYLEEADQLCDRLSVILDGEIVATGSPMELKRRVGGEILDVEIEGEAVDATGDGSAAARERAAEIARAGDVFDADADVAVTDDGISVTAERARQHGTDLLVALRDDGITVTGFNIRSPTLDDVFLAITGEELDSEDRAADAADVTGEVTAE; translated from the coding sequence GTGAGAGAACGGAAGCCACGACCGGACGGCGGCGACGCCGGGGACGGTCGCGGGAACGCCATCGCAGCCAGCGGTGTGGAACTGACCTACGCCGACGGGACCGAGGCGGTCAAGGGGATCGACTTGACCGTGCCGGAAGGGGAGTTCTTCGGCTTCCTCGGCCCGAACGGCGCCGGGAAGACGACGACGATCAAGACCTTCGCGACCCTCCTCTCGCCGACCGGCGGCTCGATCACCGTCAACGGCTACGACGTGCGCGACGACGCGCGCCGCGTCCGCGAGACGATCGGCTACATGGCCCAGGAGACCAGCGTCGACGAGGAACTCACGGCCCGGGAGAACATCCGCTTCGCCGCGCGGGCCTACGGCGTGCCCAAGAGCCAGCGCGCCGACCGCATCGACGAACTGCTCGACCTGGTCGACCTGGCCGACGTGGGCGACAAGCGCGCCGGCGAGTTCTCCGGCGGGATGAAAAAGCGGCTGGACGCCGCGACCGCGCTCGTCCACAGCCCCCCGCTCGTCTTCCTCGACGAACCGACGACGGGACTGGACCCCAAAGCCCGAAACCGCCTCTGGGAGTACTTCGAGCGCATCAACGAGCGCGGGACGACCCTCTTTCTGACCACGCAGTACCTCGAGGAGGCCGACCAGCTCTGCGACCGCCTCTCGGTCATCCTCGACGGCGAGATCGTCGCCACAGGGTCGCCGATGGAGCTGAAACGCCGCGTCGGCGGGGAGATCCTCGACGTGGAGATCGAGGGCGAGGCGGTCGACGCGACCGGGGACGGGAGCGCCGCCGCCCGCGAGCGCGCCGCCGAGATCGCCCGCGCGGGCGACGTGTTCGACGCCGACGCCGACGTGGCGGTCACCGACGACGGCATCAGCGTCACCGCCGAGCGGGCCCGCCAGCACGGGACCGACCTGCTGGTCGCGCTCCGGGACGACGGGATCACGGTGACCGGCTTCAACATCCGCTCGCCGACGCTGGACGACGTGTTCCTCGCGATCACCGGCGAGGAGCTCGATTCGGAGGACCGGGCGGCCGACGCCGCCGACGTGACCGGGGAGGTGACCGCCGAATGA
- a CDS encoding HD domain-containing protein → MPSDLDSLARRLAVPHYDDALPAHDAFHAKRVRDLSLRLAGDWDRSVDSGVLAAAAWLHDVGRPLERTGEIDDHGEWAAVEASDLLASEGVTADRVDAVVHCLRSHSIRPSSPEPETTAAKLLFDADKLDAAGAVGLVRLACIVGERSGRAGEKYAAIDTGSAPGAVGASGADDAGVPDLTLLREWARERLDALYTPPGRRRGESRWAFMQDFFDRFEAETAVPDG, encoded by the coding sequence ATGCCCTCCGACCTCGACTCGCTGGCCCGCCGGCTGGCGGTGCCGCACTACGACGATGCCCTCCCCGCTCACGACGCGTTCCACGCCAAGCGCGTCCGCGACCTGTCGCTTCGGCTCGCCGGCGACTGGGACCGGTCCGTCGACAGCGGCGTCCTCGCCGCGGCGGCCTGGCTGCACGACGTCGGCCGGCCGCTCGAACGGACCGGCGAGATCGACGACCACGGCGAGTGGGCGGCCGTGGAGGCGTCGGACCTGCTGGCCTCTGAGGGAGTGACCGCCGACCGCGTCGACGCGGTCGTCCACTGTCTGCGGAGTCACAGCATCCGGCCGAGTTCCCCCGAACCGGAGACCACGGCGGCGAAACTGCTCTTCGACGCCGACAAGCTTGACGCGGCCGGAGCGGTCGGTCTCGTCCGCCTGGCCTGTATCGTCGGCGAGCGCTCGGGGCGAGCGGGCGAGAAGTACGCGGCGATCGACACCGGGTCGGCTCCCGGGGCGGTCGGCGCCAGCGGCGCGGACGACGCGGGCGTGCCGGACCTGACGCTCCTCCGCGAGTGGGCGCGCGAGCGACTGGACGCGCTGTACACGCCGCCCGGTCGCCGGCGCGGCGAGTCCCGCTGGGCGTTCATGCAGGACTTTTTCGACCGGTTCGAGGCCGAGACGGCGGTCCCGGACGGCTGA
- a CDS encoding ATP-binding protein, translating to MKLREVHVDRYGPLRETLQFGDAHVVYGPNESGKTLLVESLLRSLTGDRRVAQPRVDEPPEGYVVLDGDEGEHKLANGETLLDRYAERYNFELTPAEFRNVFVVRDGDLRVLDEQAFYRRVTDRVVGIWTGDIETVRDRVVERGRLTPDERDLSGRDDAADQRDLATDLLADVEAYLDRADDEGLDAAERACYEAARERREAEAEVEALEAAKAREDYEQLVKAKGSLERSLDERAELPDERDLDELSERLDDLATGSEDELRRRKAWYRRATLAALLAGVVAAAVPLGLGVDEPRLVAAGPAAFGVVTLVALGAYRSASNAVGGLERDREAVVERASEVGIDAYDPPAVRGAIADYREEHDNHAEVIQGNTEVLRQWLDIDAEDPREVVAEAGDALDTRRAEIDFDADREFTEETLEDARERAQAADERERERRETLRDHRRQIERFAERAGGVRFEAFTGDPLDLTVANLGALADLADRLRAVVDAIETDADVSRAAATVLDRMAASEHEKMATLFADGEAADVFRRVTDDRYVDVGLADDSRLVVELASGERLSPAELSRGTRDQLYLAVRVALGRRLMEGRDGFFLMDDAFLSADPERLQRQAEVLGDLVESGWQVVYLTCKPDARDALAERAGADVTELTPL from the coding sequence GTGAAGCTGCGCGAGGTCCACGTCGACCGCTACGGGCCGCTCCGGGAGACGCTGCAGTTCGGCGACGCCCACGTCGTCTACGGTCCCAACGAGTCCGGGAAGACGCTGCTCGTCGAGTCGCTGCTGCGGTCGCTGACGGGCGACCGGCGCGTCGCCCAGCCGCGAGTCGACGAGCCCCCCGAGGGATACGTCGTCCTCGACGGCGACGAGGGCGAGCACAAACTCGCGAACGGCGAGACGCTGCTGGACCGCTACGCCGAGCGGTACAACTTCGAGCTGACGCCGGCGGAGTTCCGCAACGTGTTCGTCGTCCGCGACGGCGACCTGCGCGTGCTCGACGAGCAGGCCTTCTACCGCCGGGTGACCGACCGCGTCGTCGGCATCTGGACCGGCGATATCGAGACGGTCCGCGACCGCGTCGTCGAACGCGGCCGCCTGACGCCCGACGAACGGGACCTCTCCGGCCGGGACGACGCCGCCGACCAGCGCGACCTGGCGACGGACCTGCTCGCCGACGTGGAAGCGTACCTCGACCGGGCCGACGACGAGGGGCTCGACGCCGCCGAGCGGGCGTGCTACGAGGCCGCCCGCGAGCGGCGCGAGGCCGAGGCCGAGGTCGAGGCGCTGGAGGCCGCGAAGGCCCGCGAGGACTACGAGCAACTGGTCAAGGCGAAGGGGTCGCTGGAGCGCAGCCTCGACGAGCGGGCCGAGCTCCCCGACGAGCGCGACCTCGACGAGCTGTCCGAGCGCTTGGACGACCTGGCGACCGGGAGCGAGGACGAACTACGGCGGCGCAAGGCCTGGTACCGGCGAGCGACGCTCGCGGCGCTGCTGGCCGGCGTCGTCGCGGCCGCGGTGCCGCTGGGACTCGGGGTCGACGAGCCGCGACTGGTCGCTGCCGGCCCCGCTGCCTTCGGCGTCGTCACCCTCGTCGCGCTCGGGGCCTACCGGTCGGCGAGCAACGCGGTCGGCGGGCTGGAACGCGACCGCGAGGCGGTCGTCGAACGGGCCTCCGAGGTCGGCATCGACGCCTACGACCCGCCGGCGGTCCGCGGGGCCATCGCCGACTACCGCGAGGAACACGACAACCACGCGGAGGTCATCCAGGGTAACACGGAGGTCCTGCGGCAGTGGCTCGACATCGACGCCGAGGACCCCCGCGAGGTCGTCGCCGAGGCCGGGGACGCTCTCGACACCCGGCGGGCGGAGATCGACTTCGACGCCGACCGCGAGTTCACCGAGGAGACGCTCGAAGACGCCCGCGAGCGCGCCCAAGCGGCCGACGAGCGCGAGCGCGAGCGACGGGAGACGCTCCGCGACCACCGCCGACAGATCGAGCGGTTCGCCGAGCGCGCCGGCGGCGTCCGCTTCGAGGCGTTCACCGGTGACCCGCTCGATCTGACCGTCGCCAACCTCGGAGCACTGGCGGATCTAGCCGACCGCCTGCGGGCGGTCGTCGACGCCATCGAGACCGACGCCGACGTCTCGCGGGCCGCGGCGACGGTGCTCGACCGGATGGCCGCCTCCGAGCACGAGAAGATGGCGACGCTGTTCGCCGACGGCGAGGCCGCCGACGTGTTCCGGCGAGTGACCGACGACCGCTACGTCGACGTGGGCCTGGCCGACGACTCCCGGCTGGTGGTCGAGCTGGCGAGCGGCGAGCGGCTCTCGCCCGCGGAACTCTCCCGCGGGACGCGCGACCAGCTGTATCTCGCCGTCCGCGTCGCGCTCGGCCGTCGCCTCATGGAGGGCCGCGACGGCTTCTTCCTCATGGACGACGCCTTCCTCTCGGCCGATCCCGAGCGGCTCCAGCGGCAGGCCGAGGTTCTCGGCGACCTCGTCGAGTCGGGCTGGCAGGTGGTGTATCTCACCTGCAAGCCCGACGCGAGAGACGCGCTGGCCGAGCGGGCCGGCGCGGACGTGACGGAACTGACGCCGCTGTGA
- a CDS encoding helix-turn-helix domain-containing protein produces MGLIAEFRLAGEDLALVDVAAGVPEATVEFESVGAAPSGPPEFVVRTVGASREAVEAAFAAADSVTDHSLVVADGDARRYQCRPTGGPPEGLEALANNRSVPDRVTVTPEGWTERRWFADREEFDAFRDFCRTNDYTFRLDRLVEVDDGDGARDAEEPGPFGALDGDSPGPPGMTEPQREALVLAHEMGYFDVPRTASTADVAEELGVTPASCSERLRRAQSHLVAQFRNADSHIKPRMD; encoded by the coding sequence ATGGGACTGATCGCGGAGTTTCGGCTGGCCGGCGAGGACCTGGCGCTCGTCGACGTGGCGGCCGGCGTGCCCGAGGCGACCGTCGAGTTCGAGTCGGTGGGGGCCGCGCCGTCGGGGCCGCCGGAGTTCGTCGTGCGGACGGTCGGTGCGAGTCGCGAGGCCGTCGAGGCCGCCTTCGCCGCGGCCGACTCGGTGACCGACCACTCGCTGGTCGTCGCCGACGGCGACGCCCGCCGGTATCAGTGTCGTCCGACCGGCGGGCCGCCGGAGGGGCTGGAGGCGCTCGCGAACAACAGGTCGGTCCCCGACCGCGTGACGGTCACGCCGGAGGGGTGGACCGAGCGACGGTGGTTCGCCGACCGCGAGGAGTTCGACGCCTTCCGCGACTTCTGTCGGACCAACGACTACACCTTCCGCCTCGACCGCCTCGTCGAGGTCGACGACGGCGACGGCGCCCGCGACGCCGAGGAACCCGGCCCCTTCGGCGCTCTCGACGGCGACTCCCCGGGCCCGCCGGGGATGACCGAACCGCAGCGCGAAGCGCTCGTGCTCGCCCACGAGATGGGCTACTTCGACGTGCCGCGGACGGCGTCGACCGCCGACGTGGCCGAGGAACTCGGCGTCACGCCCGCGTCGTGCTCCGAGCGACTGCGCCGCGCCCAGAGCCACCTCGTCGCGCAGTTCCGCAACGCCGACTCACACATAAAACCCCGAATGGATTAG
- a CDS encoding endonuclease/exonuclease/phosphatase family protein: MNGEAVRVLTYNVRRDTARDGEFDWAGRRDAVAGTIRFHRPDVVGLQEPLAHQYADLRETVPGFEWVGDSREAEEGDGEFCPVGYRGDRFDRLDSGTFWLSPTPDDPGSVGWDAAYPRIATWVRLRDRAAGGTVLYCNTHLDHEGARARVEGARVLRERASEIREDDEPVVVGGDFNCVAGDEPYRALADDSGDAPEAKRGGQGGLRLVDAREASPYPAHGPDTTRTDFESLLPDRGIDHVFVAGAAVEGYGVAADAVGDGWFPSDHLPVVVDLDLWT, encoded by the coding sequence ATGAACGGCGAGGCGGTCCGGGTACTCACGTACAACGTTCGCCGCGACACGGCGCGCGACGGGGAGTTCGACTGGGCGGGTCGGCGCGACGCCGTCGCGGGCACCATCCGCTTTCACCGCCCGGACGTGGTGGGCCTGCAGGAACCGCTCGCCCACCAGTACGCGGATCTGCGCGAGACCGTCCCCGGCTTCGAGTGGGTCGGCGACTCGCGGGAGGCCGAGGAGGGCGACGGGGAGTTCTGTCCCGTCGGTTACCGCGGCGACCGCTTCGACCGGCTCGATTCGGGCACGTTCTGGCTCTCGCCGACGCCCGACGACCCCGGCAGCGTCGGCTGGGACGCCGCCTACCCCCGGATCGCCACGTGGGTTCGCCTGCGCGACCGCGCCGCCGGCGGGACAGTGCTGTACTGCAACACCCACCTCGACCACGAGGGCGCCCGCGCCCGCGTCGAGGGCGCTCGGGTGCTCCGCGAACGAGCGAGCGAGATCCGCGAGGACGACGAACCGGTCGTCGTCGGTGGGGACTTCAACTGCGTGGCCGGCGACGAACCGTACCGGGCACTCGCCGACGATAGCGGCGACGCCCCCGAAGCCAAACGGGGTGGACAAGGCGGGCTCCGGCTGGTCGACGCCCGCGAAGCGAGCCCGTACCCCGCACACGGCCCGGACACCACCCGGACCGACTTCGAGTCGCTGTTGCCCGACCGGGGGATCGACCACGTCTTCGTCGCCGGCGCGGCGGTGGAGGGGTACGGCGTCGCCGCCGACGCGGTCGGCGACGGCTGGTTCCCCTCCGACCACCTCCCCGTCGTCGTCGACCTGGATCTGTGGACCTGA